Proteins found in one Fulvitalea axinellae genomic segment:
- a CDS encoding DUF6850 family outer membrane beta-barrel protein has protein sequence MRYILTILCCFILASTVKANKKTKRDSLVFASFQEREFIIPALQNNNAMLRLTPYQRLGMTTFNWERQNIENFNIQKPESQTQYSFSSLGFKKIGKFNLYGDVRYRRVYADSIAWLNATMPQNGSPFYFGNIKAGNWDNEMYNIKAAVAYEITSSLSAGIRPEYAYRGDSRGNDPRGKIDSYDVYHEGFFDYSLKKNILIGLFYGYGATSEVTDIDNSNEEHDSFGATEYNIYTFQGNGYYRVNLHNNSRRKSFRNNYGLNTRLETNKGTTHSLKYTYTHQKERFIYRTRPIDGKEIDDQLIGTYIAKTQHLEYFSIKRKAGVTNILKSNILYRTGADNQPKLGGENFQSTLMAFDSEWFYAKTNSKTYKFYNLGLKGHIETKKDRVANLDQKETPISIKIGAGRSLGPSTSKTILSLTGEYFFSPIKEIEYRSSAKNVVYEEVLLPLHQYRTASGIRAKAAVDFRLDFWNKIDAYLTTYASTEQRFSSDLKGGNSWTLGASFRFGIAKEKTESK, from the coding sequence ATGCGTTATATTCTGACTATTCTGTGTTGCTTTATTCTTGCTTCAACCGTCAAAGCGAATAAAAAAACTAAGCGAGACAGTCTTGTATTCGCCAGTTTTCAAGAAAGAGAGTTTATAATCCCCGCACTACAGAATAACAACGCAATGTTACGCCTTACTCCGTATCAACGTTTGGGCATGACGACATTTAACTGGGAAAGGCAAAACATTGAGAACTTTAATATCCAAAAACCGGAATCGCAGACCCAATACAGTTTTTCTTCTTTGGGATTTAAAAAAATCGGAAAATTCAACTTATACGGCGATGTGCGTTATCGCCGCGTATATGCCGACAGTATAGCTTGGCTAAACGCCACTATGCCCCAGAATGGATCCCCGTTTTATTTCGGTAATATAAAAGCCGGAAACTGGGACAATGAAATGTACAATATAAAAGCCGCCGTTGCTTACGAAATAACTTCTTCGCTCTCAGCCGGTATCCGTCCGGAATACGCATACAGAGGCGATAGCCGAGGCAATGACCCGCGTGGCAAGATAGACTCATATGACGTTTACCATGAGGGATTCTTCGACTATTCACTAAAAAAAAATATTCTCATCGGACTTTTTTACGGCTATGGAGCCACTAGCGAAGTAACCGACATTGATAATAGCAACGAAGAACACGACAGTTTCGGAGCAACTGAATACAATATCTACACATTTCAAGGGAACGGTTATTATAGGGTAAACCTACACAATAACTCCCGGCGAAAATCCTTTAGAAATAATTATGGTCTTAACACAAGACTTGAAACCAATAAAGGTACAACCCATTCTTTAAAGTACACTTATACCCATCAAAAAGAACGGTTTATTTACAGGACCAGACCAATCGACGGAAAAGAAATTGATGATCAATTAATCGGTACCTATATCGCCAAGACTCAACATCTAGAATATTTTTCGATCAAAAGGAAAGCAGGGGTAACCAATATTTTAAAAAGCAATATCCTTTATCGCACAGGAGCTGACAATCAGCCTAAACTTGGAGGGGAAAACTTTCAATCCACACTTATGGCCTTTGACAGCGAGTGGTTTTACGCTAAAACCAACTCAAAAACCTATAAATTTTATAATCTCGGTCTCAAAGGGCATATCGAAACAAAAAAAGATCGAGTAGCGAATCTTGACCAAAAAGAAACGCCTATTAGCATTAAAATCGGAGCGGGAAGAAGCTTGGGGCCATCCACATCAAAAACGATCTTATCCCTTACCGGAGAGTATTTCTTCAGCCCGATCAAAGAAATCGAATACCGTTCAAGCGCCAAAAATGTTGTCTATGAGGAAGTGCTCCTCCCTCTTCATCAGTACAGAACAGCCTCTGGGATTCGGGCTAAAGCAGCAGTGGACTTTCGCCTTGATTTTTGGAATAAAATTGACGCCTACCTAACCACTTACGCATCCACCGAACAACGATTCTCTAGTGATCTTAAAGGAGGAAATAGCTGGACATTAGGAGCTTCTTTCCGTTTTGGGATCGCTAAAGAGAAAACGGAAAGTAAATAA
- a CDS encoding cytochrome-c peroxidase, translating into MRKYPINPFYALLALALTVATFSLSFKGKGLEPEGSESDSLRLIYSRPQAEWPAPWVDSGANWKPLGAMPVKLLDVLPRKQPDSLRKIIELGRTLFFDPILSGSNQISCSNCHDPELNWGDNRRTAIGEDHQRGNRNSPSLLNVWQVKKLFWDGRSGSLEDQALQPIQNPIEMNQLIPELVKELNDIKAYREEFGKAFGQKKASAERIAKALAAFERTIVSRPTKFDKFVEGKKEALSDRELRGMHLFRTKAKCMNCHSGPYFTNGEFHNIGLTYYHSDKYRDLGLYEVTKNPEDVGKFRVPALREVMRTGPWMHNGLFTVMDGIMNMYNAGMPRPKRKEHQKDDKLFPQTSHLVHELDLSKEERDDIVAFLQSITSRPYYQLDRPELPRDK; encoded by the coding sequence ATGAGAAAGTATCCAATAAATCCATTTTATGCGCTATTGGCTTTAGCCTTGACAGTTGCGACTTTTAGCTTGAGTTTTAAGGGAAAAGGCTTGGAACCTGAGGGTTCTGAATCTGATTCTCTACGATTGATTTATTCGCGTCCTCAGGCAGAATGGCCAGCTCCTTGGGTGGATTCTGGCGCTAACTGGAAACCTTTGGGAGCTATGCCTGTCAAGTTGTTGGATGTTTTGCCAAGGAAACAGCCAGATTCTCTACGAAAGATTATCGAGCTTGGAAGAACCTTGTTTTTTGACCCTATTCTTTCCGGATCAAATCAAATATCATGTTCTAACTGTCATGATCCCGAACTGAATTGGGGGGATAATAGGCGGACGGCAATCGGGGAGGATCACCAAAGAGGCAACCGAAACAGCCCTTCGTTGCTGAATGTTTGGCAGGTGAAAAAACTGTTTTGGGATGGTAGAAGTGGCAGTTTGGAAGATCAAGCTCTTCAACCGATTCAGAATCCGATAGAGATGAACCAGTTGATACCGGAACTAGTGAAGGAGCTGAATGATATCAAGGCTTACCGTGAAGAGTTCGGAAAAGCGTTTGGCCAGAAAAAAGCGAGTGCCGAAAGAATAGCTAAAGCGTTGGCCGCTTTTGAAAGAACGATTGTGAGCCGTCCGACGAAGTTTGACAAGTTTGTGGAAGGGAAGAAAGAAGCGCTCTCGGACCGGGAGTTAAGGGGAATGCACCTTTTCCGCACAAAGGCCAAATGTATGAATTGCCATTCCGGTCCATACTTCACTAACGGAGAGTTTCATAATATCGGTTTGACGTATTACCATAGTGACAAATACCGTGATTTGGGACTTTATGAGGTGACGAAAAACCCCGAGGACGTTGGTAAATTTCGTGTGCCGGCTTTGCGTGAAGTTATGCGTACCGGCCCGTGGATGCACAATGGGCTTTTTACGGTAATGGACGGAATTATGAATATGTACAATGCCGGCATGCCGCGCCCGAAGCGGAAAGAGCACCAGAAAGATGACAAGTTGTTTCCGCAGACGTCGCATTTAGTGCACGAACTGGATTTGAGCAAAGAAGAGCGTGACGATATTGTGGCCTTCTTGCAGAGTATTACTTCCCGACCATATTATCAGTTGGATCGCCCGGAACTTCCGAGAGATAAATAA
- a CDS encoding PepSY-associated TM helix domain-containing protein, whose protein sequence is MISKQTAKSIRKWFRIIHRDAGYLIFGFTFIYALSGIALNHIDDWDPSYIHETHEYPFKLKGNRISKKDFKIWLENTGLGLKYRKHIAQGHKIKAFVKGGMIVIDRHKKKAHFEIVRKRPIFNQINSLHYNRPDHWIWLSDTFSGILIIVSITGLFIVKGKNGITKRGLYWTLAGIIIPLYFMLGSF, encoded by the coding sequence ATGATCAGTAAACAAACAGCGAAATCGATCCGGAAATGGTTCCGGATCATTCATCGCGATGCGGGTTATCTGATTTTCGGTTTTACCTTTATATACGCCCTTTCAGGAATTGCCCTAAACCATATTGATGACTGGGATCCTAGCTATATTCACGAAACACACGAATACCCTTTCAAATTAAAAGGAAATCGGATTTCAAAAAAGGATTTCAAAATATGGCTTGAAAACACCGGACTTGGTCTGAAATACAGAAAACACATTGCGCAAGGTCATAAAATCAAAGCCTTCGTTAAAGGTGGAATGATCGTCATAGATCGCCATAAAAAGAAGGCTCATTTCGAAATAGTCCGAAAACGCCCGATTTTCAATCAGATTAACAGCCTCCACTATAACAGACCTGACCACTGGATTTGGTTGTCCGATACGTTTTCAGGTATCCTGATCATCGTTTCCATTACTGGTTTATTTATAGTAAAAGGTAAAAACGGCATTACCAAACGAGGCCTCTATTGGACACTCGCTGGCATAATAATACCGCTATATTTTATGCTCGGAAGTTTTTAA
- a CDS encoding TonB-dependent receptor — MIWILRKATIGCFIFLLSSFCAIQKVNAQYTDILAGKVISKASGKPLPYANVMIRPINKGLISDEQGKFQIAIPNHIQTDTFKLSLSYVGMRALDTLIVGPWKGNIIFALEEENLRLKEITTTATRLSDNNSSSVIEIKEQAISQMQGNSLTEIFQTLPGGKILNPEFQSLKTFNLRTASESETDLQNNAFGIGFFVDGMQLSNDVNMQSRNPGIPGAGPLSHPSGSFYSDRGNGDNPSNGFDLRQFPLDDIESVQVIQGVPTAEYGNLTDGAVIIKTKTGKTPFRGRFSMAYGNTSAALGKGFLLPGKWGTLNASLTYLNSVPNKRNKIKSFNRLTGSLRWVSFLADKQLRNDLKVTIGRNLDQTKLDPDQGDDRKSKFEQTQIRIHEELAYLPSNNWVDKISGSFSLSYEKQSSYDQQYLNSGVKAISTALESGTFEGEFIPGNYLSFRSIEGNPVTTTTALKIKKSFKTGSIDHLLGAGLEYRFSKNYGDGRVYDLRRPRFVFDRYGQERPYDFKDAPAQKNFGAYIQDAMSGRLGSRKWTLYAGLRIDAQNNWATFSPRTTFNIQVTKRIKLKTAFGMSSKAPSSEMLYPGPLYFDIPLLKYYPNDPDENLFLVHTKVFEARPKNLKVQRATNMELTMEYNSSFGNLHITAFRKRVDNGFQRLKKYVAYELPVYEIADTPEGQKPIYQESGKTKIHALQYREATNGRHSNNYGIELYYRSPKIPELHTSFTANFQYIKSNTFNDHGEIGLVPEEHYDKPIQYAYYDKPNTQYEKLGGQIVTNHHFPQLGLSVNLRTELFLMNNTYNSAWDGTPLGYYTDSFEYIPIPKDEVDNPEYSYLKRVFSEASTDKLPFVYGNLHLRIKKEVNRNLSLSFRINNLLNLRPRYKYTDFSGKEYEEQLNQTPFYGAEINYTF; from the coding sequence ATGATTTGGATATTACGCAAGGCAACTATAGGTTGCTTTATATTTTTACTTTCTTCGTTTTGTGCTATCCAAAAAGTCAACGCACAATATACAGATATCTTGGCTGGCAAGGTTATCTCCAAGGCAAGTGGCAAACCGTTGCCTTATGCCAATGTGATGATCCGCCCAATCAACAAAGGACTTATAAGCGACGAACAAGGCAAGTTCCAAATAGCGATCCCCAACCATATACAAACAGACACTTTCAAACTTTCTCTCTCTTATGTTGGTATGCGGGCGCTTGATACGCTGATTGTTGGCCCATGGAAAGGCAATATTATATTCGCTTTGGAAGAGGAAAATCTTCGCCTAAAAGAAATCACGACTACGGCTACCCGTCTCAGCGACAATAATTCCTCCTCGGTAATTGAAATAAAAGAACAAGCCATCTCCCAAATGCAGGGAAACAGCCTCACCGAAATATTCCAGACATTGCCCGGTGGGAAGATTCTTAATCCGGAGTTTCAGAGTTTGAAAACCTTTAACCTCCGCACAGCTTCGGAAAGCGAAACCGATCTTCAGAATAACGCTTTTGGCATAGGGTTCTTTGTGGATGGCATGCAGTTATCCAATGATGTGAACATGCAATCCAGAAACCCCGGAATACCTGGAGCGGGGCCTTTGTCCCATCCCAGCGGATCTTTTTATTCAGATAGAGGAAACGGAGACAATCCGAGCAATGGTTTTGACTTAAGACAGTTCCCTCTTGATGACATTGAAAGTGTCCAAGTAATTCAGGGCGTACCCACCGCGGAATATGGCAATTTGACTGATGGCGCAGTAATCATTAAGACAAAAACAGGCAAAACACCTTTCAGAGGTCGCTTTAGTATGGCTTACGGAAACACCTCAGCCGCTCTAGGCAAAGGTTTTCTATTACCAGGAAAATGGGGTACGTTAAATGCCAGCTTGACATATTTAAACTCGGTTCCAAATAAAAGAAACAAAATTAAGTCCTTCAACCGGTTAACCGGATCGCTCAGATGGGTTAGCTTCCTTGCTGACAAACAACTGCGAAATGATTTGAAGGTTACGATTGGCCGAAACTTGGACCAAACGAAATTAGATCCGGATCAAGGTGATGATAGAAAGTCCAAGTTTGAACAAACCCAAATCCGGATTCATGAAGAATTGGCGTACTTACCCTCAAATAATTGGGTGGATAAAATATCGGGTTCCTTTTCTCTCAGTTACGAAAAACAATCCAGTTACGACCAACAGTATTTGAACAGTGGAGTAAAAGCCATATCCACGGCATTAGAGTCAGGAACTTTTGAAGGAGAGTTCATCCCCGGCAACTATCTTAGTTTTAGATCAATAGAAGGAAACCCAGTAACTACAACGACAGCATTAAAAATAAAAAAAAGCTTTAAAACTGGGTCAATAGATCACCTATTGGGCGCGGGCCTGGAATATCGCTTCTCAAAAAATTATGGTGATGGCCGTGTTTACGACCTGCGCAGGCCTCGTTTTGTCTTCGACCGATATGGGCAAGAACGACCTTACGATTTTAAAGACGCTCCTGCCCAGAAAAACTTTGGAGCATATATCCAAGACGCCATGAGCGGTCGTTTAGGCAGTAGAAAATGGACCCTGTACGCAGGGTTGAGAATAGACGCGCAAAATAATTGGGCTACTTTCTCTCCCCGTACCACATTCAACATCCAAGTAACAAAACGAATCAAACTTAAAACTGCGTTTGGCATGTCTTCCAAGGCTCCTTCATCGGAGATGTTGTATCCCGGCCCCTTATATTTTGACATTCCTCTTCTTAAATACTATCCAAATGATCCAGATGAGAATCTGTTTTTGGTCCATACTAAAGTATTTGAGGCACGCCCTAAAAACTTGAAAGTACAGCGCGCTACAAATATGGAATTAACAATGGAGTATAATTCGTCCTTTGGAAACCTCCATATCACCGCATTCAGAAAAAGGGTAGATAACGGATTCCAACGCTTAAAAAAATACGTAGCCTACGAATTACCTGTGTACGAAATTGCAGATACACCTGAAGGACAAAAGCCAATATATCAGGAGTCTGGAAAAACCAAGATTCATGCATTACAATATCGGGAAGCCACTAACGGTCGCCATTCCAATAACTACGGCATAGAACTCTATTATCGATCGCCCAAGATCCCGGAACTGCACACCTCTTTTACCGCAAACTTCCAATATATAAAAAGCAACACTTTCAATGACCATGGCGAAATTGGATTGGTGCCAGAAGAACATTATGACAAGCCTATACAGTACGCATATTACGATAAGCCAAATACCCAATATGAAAAACTGGGTGGGCAAATAGTCACAAATCACCACTTTCCCCAGTTAGGGCTTTCTGTGAATTTGCGCACAGAGTTGTTTCTGATGAACAATACTTACAACTCAGCATGGGACGGTACCCCACTCGGATATTATACTGACTCGTTCGAGTATATACCTATTCCTAAAGATGAAGTAGACAACCCCGAATACTCTTATTTAAAGAGAGTATTTTCCGAAGCATCCACAGATAAGTTACCCTTTGTATATGGCAACCTTCATTTGCGTATCAAGAAAGAGGTAAACCGAAACCTATCTTTAAGCTTCAGAATCAACAACTTACTTAACCTTAGACCAAGGTACAAGTACACAGACTTTTCAGGAAAAGAGTATGAGGAACAATTGAATCAAACACCATTCTATGGTGCCGAAATAAATTACACTTTCTAA
- a CDS encoding DUF4876 domain-containing protein, protein MKIQQFHKALIMAFLAIPFFACDSDDSDPVVPVDFSVTVKHSETFENQVVKNLEVIATNTANQTELKVTTDETGTAKFMGLTPGEYSFSAKLTMTPEQFLNFAAQKVEDDVVFNVNQGNVSVNVTSPTSLNLVLVTGKVGNLLIKQIYYTGSDIQEGALFRDQFIEIYNNSTEVIYADSLHIAQINGRTSSSVKDYTLPNGQFDWSKSLNMSPANDEANTEYVYAKALFRIPGTGKQYPIQPGESIILAQNGLNHKAPFTDKNGNQVTVKNPALTVDLSGADFEVFMNDDYVSDLDAPNVPNVDALLNPNRDLVLNPQGKEAYVIFKTSEKIEDSWKKYPDPSVKEVNERTKFNYQIPNNLVIDAVQLQFSPSKIYNARIHDHQDAGYSYAPKGAFSSQSIIRKTAKEFAGRKILQDTNNSSEDFTTLDIANPRGFAQ, encoded by the coding sequence ATGAAAATCCAACAATTTCACAAAGCACTGATAATGGCGTTTCTTGCCATACCGTTTTTTGCCTGTGACTCCGATGACAGTGACCCAGTGGTACCTGTCGATTTCAGCGTGACAGTAAAGCATAGTGAAACTTTCGAGAATCAAGTCGTTAAGAACCTTGAGGTAATAGCGACAAACACAGCGAACCAAACCGAATTAAAAGTAACGACTGACGAGACCGGCACTGCAAAATTCATGGGGCTCACACCGGGCGAGTATTCTTTCTCCGCCAAATTGACCATGACCCCAGAACAATTTCTGAATTTCGCTGCGCAAAAGGTTGAAGACGATGTTGTTTTTAACGTAAACCAAGGCAATGTCTCTGTAAATGTCACTTCCCCTACTTCATTGAACTTGGTCCTTGTCACTGGAAAAGTGGGTAACCTACTGATAAAGCAAATCTATTATACAGGTTCGGATATACAGGAAGGCGCTCTTTTCCGCGATCAGTTTATCGAAATTTACAACAACTCAACAGAAGTGATTTACGCGGACAGCTTGCATATTGCGCAAATCAACGGTCGTACCAGTTCATCGGTCAAAGATTATACTTTGCCAAACGGTCAGTTCGACTGGAGCAAGTCACTAAACATGAGCCCTGCCAATGATGAAGCCAATACGGAGTATGTTTATGCCAAAGCTCTTTTCCGAATCCCAGGTACCGGAAAACAATACCCTATCCAACCAGGCGAGAGTATTATTTTAGCTCAAAACGGTTTAAATCACAAAGCTCCTTTCACCGATAAAAACGGAAACCAAGTAACGGTTAAAAACCCGGCTCTTACTGTTGACTTGAGCGGCGCCGATTTCGAAGTGTTTATGAACGACGACTATGTTTCGGACCTTGACGCTCCAAATGTGCCAAATGTCGATGCCCTCCTTAACCCCAACCGAGACCTCGTTCTTAACCCGCAAGGAAAAGAGGCTTACGTGATTTTCAAAACAAGTGAAAAGATCGAGGACTCTTGGAAGAAATACCCAGATCCAAGCGTAAAAGAAGTCAACGAGAGGACAAAATTCAATTACCAGATTCCTAATAATTTGGTCATCGATGCCGTTCAGCTCCAGTTTAGCCCTTCAAAAATTTATAACGCAAGGATTCACGACCATCAAGATGCCGGGTATTCTTATGCACCAAAAGGCGCATTTTCTTCCCAATCAATCATTCGAAAAACCGCCAAAGAATTTGCGGGTCGCAAAATTTTGCAAGACACTAATAATTCCAGCGAAGATTTCACCACACTCGATATAGCGAACCCGAGAGGTTTCGCTCAATAA